TTTTTGCAAACATGCCTGATGTAAGCGATGAATTATAAATGATTTGACGAAATTTTGTTCTAAAGGTATTTAATTTTTATCAAATTGAATTTTGACAACTATCTGCTTAACGCATTATTTCCTATCAAACAATAACAACATCGAGCGATATAACTTTATGTACAAACAGTATTTTAGATTAAGGGAAAATCCATTTAACCTTGCCCCAAGTCCCGCTTATTTTTATTTAAGCTCGGGTCATGAAGAGGCTTTAGCCCATTTGAAATATGGTATTTTGGAAGGAGAAGGTTTTATTTCAATAACCGGAAAAACAGGTGTTGGCAAAACACTTACCTGTATGATGTTAATCGCAAGTTTAGCTGAAAAAATCGAAGCTGCTTATATTTCTAACCCCCTATTAAGTTCAAATCAATTATACAGGAAAATCAGCGAAAAATTTAAGATAGGCGATGGTGAACGCAATGGCAAATATCTTCTGAATGATTTTTATTCATTCCTGATTAGAAAAAAGGTTAGTGGAAAAAGAGTTGTCCTTTTTATTGATGAGGCTCAAAAACTTGAAAAAGACGCTATAGAACAGATTAGACTGCTCTCAAACCTTGAAACCAACCGAGATAAGCTTTTGCAAATTGTATTGGTTGGTCAACCCGGTCTAACAGAGATGCTAAACTCTTATGAACTCAGGCAGATTGGTCAGCGAATATCGGTTAACTATTGCATTAATCCACTAACATATTTTGAGACCGAAAAATATATTCTCCACCGCCTAAAGATTGCATCCCAATCGACTTTGGTTCAGTTTGATCAATCTGTTTTTCGTCAAATTTTTAGATATTCCAGTGGCATTCCACAATTAATCAATATTGCATGTGACAAAGTACTCTCAACTTCATTCAGCTACAGTCAAAGAAGGATTACAGGAGACACTGCTAAAGCTGCGTTAAGTCAATTGCCTGGCAAGGCAAATGGTAATAGATGGCTTAATTATTTGGCAGAGAATCAGTCAAAATTGATCATAGCTGGTAGTTGCGTCATTCTTTTTTTGGCTGGCGTATATTTAACAAAGTTTATTAGTTCAAATAATGAATTAAAATTCAAAAAACCAATTCAAGTTTCAACAGTTCAACAAGAGCCCCCGGAATTATTTAAATTAGATTCTCGATCTTGGAAACGAGAAACTATTCCTAATGTTGCTAATAATTCAACAGCCTCGCACAAATCAGTAAGAATAGCAGGTCTCAAGTTTTCTCAACCACAAAAAGCAGCCGAAGAAGCTCATGTAGGTTCCAAAATGACCCACTCGGTTCAGGTGGGTGCATTTCTAAATAAAACTAATGCGGAAAGGATTAAGGGCTTATTGAAAAGGAAAGGTTACGATGCCCAGATTATCATCTTTGCGGACTCTAAAAAGCGGAACTGGCATACAGTTCGCATTGGGAACTATCCTTCCAGCGAAATTGCCAAAAAGTATTCAAACGCCTTTACTTCCAAAGAAAAACTTGAATCGGCTGTAGTGCCGGTTGATAGTCTATAAAAAATATTGGAGTACTCCAACAACTCTGTAAATATTAGCCCACTAAAAACCTTGATCATATGAAAAAGCTGCCTCCAAGGGGATTCGGTGATACAATGAATCCCCAGGAGAATAAATTAGAAAGGAGGTAGCCAAAATGTATTATACCGGAATTGATCTACACAAGAAAACATCTTTTATCACCACCGTTAATGGCAGCGGTAAAGTTGTGTTCAGGCGCAATTTTCCAAACAACCCAGAGAAAATCTTAGACTATTTTTTTAATTTGGGCGAGCCTACCAAAATCGTCATTGAATCGATG
This genomic stretch from Desulfobacterales bacterium harbors:
- a CDS encoding AAA family ATPase, whose amino-acid sequence is MYKQYFRLRENPFNLAPSPAYFYLSSGHEEALAHLKYGILEGEGFISITGKTGVGKTLTCMMLIASLAEKIEAAYISNPLLSSNQLYRKISEKFKIGDGERNGKYLLNDFYSFLIRKKVSGKRVVLFIDEAQKLEKDAIEQIRLLSNLETNRDKLLQIVLVGQPGLTEMLNSYELRQIGQRISVNYCINPLTYFETEKYILHRLKIASQSTLVQFDQSVFRQIFRYSSGIPQLINIACDKVLSTSFSYSQRRITGDTAKAALSQLPGKANGNRWLNYLAENQSKLIIAGSCVILFLAGVYLTKFISSNNELKFKKPIQVSTVQQEPPELFKLDSRSWKRETIPNVANNSTASHKSVRIAGLKFSQPQKAAEEAHVGSKMTHSVQVGAFLNKTNAERIKGLLKRKGYDAQIIIFADSKKRNWHTVRIGNYPSSEIAKKYSNAFTSKEKLESAVVPVDSL